A genomic segment from Triticum dicoccoides isolate Atlit2015 ecotype Zavitan chromosome 1A, WEW_v2.0, whole genome shotgun sequence encodes:
- the LOC119354117 gene encoding zinc finger protein ZAT12-like: protein MMRRFAFEEREMARVLLLVSREQAMPMPMPSSVGASVTGRGDRAPERAFMCKTCDRVFPSFQALGGHRASHKKPRLDGDGDFKPKMHGCSICGLEFAVGQALGGHMRRHRAMVAGGHGVTAGPPAKTVNNLDDSSNAVVVVGSGGGIKPGLWLDLNQPPCDDVGGSDVDHGECGHDAAAAGYTFHQFLDAGTMPVDCVGY, encoded by the coding sequence ATGATGAGGAGATTTGCGTTCGAGGAGAGGGAGATGGCCCGCGTGCTGCTGCTCGTGTCGCGCGAGCAGGCGATGCCCATGCCGATGCCATCGTCGGTAGGTGCGAGTGTGACCGGGCGTGGTGACCGCGCCCCGGAGCGGGCGTTCATGTGCAAGACGTGCGACCGCGTGTTCCCGTCGTTCCAAGCGCTGGGCGGCCACCGCGCTAGCCACAAGAAGCCGCGGCTTGATGGCGACGGCGACTTCAAGCCCAAGATGCACGGCTGCTCCATCTGCGGCCTTGAGTTCGCTGTCGGTCAGGCGCTCGGCGGCCACATGAGGCGTCACCGTGCCATGGTTGCAGGAGGCCATGGCGTCACGGCCGGGCCGCCGGCGAAAACGGTCAACAACCTTGACGACAGCAGCAACGCCGTTGTGGTTGTTGGCAGCGGAGGCGGCATCAAGCCCGGGCTATGGCTCGACCTGAACCAACCGCCGTGTGACGATGTGGGTGGCAGCGACGTCGATCACGGCGAGTGCGGCCATGACGCCGCAGCCGCTGGGTACACGTTCCACCAGTTCTTGGATGCCGGCACCATGCCGGTGGACTGCGTCGGCTACTAG